In one window of Hyla sarda isolate aHylSar1 chromosome 1, aHylSar1.hap1, whole genome shotgun sequence DNA:
- the LOC130360737 gene encoding syncytin-A-like, translating into MLVFKGGSWVTRVVTHILDLGEIPTEGIKVSFHRTSASTDLLKPSQIERYLHDPKWPNNTLFTQATQDVDCYNITGHQPCNDTSEYQLTDPICNNPDVGYCGRLGQIPSWCYLTNASRLIDIVNKLINQHSSFWELPRDIYWVCGREAYKWLPVGVKGTCTLARLTPSTFVISNDDIDMRAAPKHMLYRRAADNKERENGRPHVVQMGITNKLFSTIFIYPMVMQIWDKLVEATNYLDDQIYDILEITNTSVSVQNQLMIVTNQHAIVLDYLTAAQGGMCQIIGPTCCHYIDTSGTIQMHHQLENIQKLRDKYAKDNEINRDKWWGDTFSILNPATWLKGVGGWIGGVLQLIIHITVIALIVYVSIKLIFLCMKRCKPRPAADTKILLSTSSDTQVPLLHRHSAEGYTAYIKTFQKKIENKKNQVV; encoded by the coding sequence ATGTTGGTCTTCAAAGGGGGTTCCTGGGTAACTCGAGTAGTCACACATATATTAGACCTAGGAGAGATCCCCACGGAAGGGATAAAAGTTAGTTTTCACAGGACATCCGCAAGTACTGATCTTCTTAAGCCCAGCCAGATAGAAAGGTACTTACATGACCCAAAATGGCCAAATAACACCCTCTTTACTCAGGCTACTCAAGACGTAGACTGCTATAATATAACAGGACACCAACCATGCAATGACACGTCAGAATACCAACTTACTGATCCAATATGTAATAACCCAGATGTGGGCTACTGCGGTAGATTAGGGCAGATACCTTCCTGGTGTTACTtaacaaatgcctctagactcattgacatagttaataaacttatcaatcaacattcctctttctgggagctcccacgagacatctattgggtatgtggtagggaagcctacaagtggttgccggtaggggtcaaaggcacatgcaccctagctagacttaccccctccacctttgtcatatccaacgacgacattgacatgagagcagctcctaaacatatgttataccgaagagcagcagataacaaagaaagggaaaacggtaggccacatgttgtacaaatgggaataaccaacaagctttttagcaccatttttatatatccaatggtgatgcaaatatgggataagttagtcGAAGCCACTAACTACCTCGATgaccaaatatatgacattttagaaattactaatacctctgtgtccgtgcaaaatcaactgatgatagtgactaaccAACACGCAATAGTCTTGGACTATCTCacagcagctcaaggagggatgtgtcaaatcataggtcctacttgttgccattacatagacacttcaggaacaattcagatgcaccaccagcttgagaacatacaaaaattgagggacaaatatgccaaagacaatgaaatcaacagggataagtggtggggggataccttttcaatattgaatcccgctacctggctcaagggcgtaggaggatggatagggggcgttctgcagctcataatacacattactgtcattgcccttatagtatatgtatcaataaaacttattttcttatgtatgaaacgctgcaagccaagacctgctgcagatactaaaatcctcctctccacctcatcagacacccaagtccctctacttcaccgtcactcggcagaaggctatactgcctacataaagacttttcaaaagaaaatagaaaacaagaaaaaccaagttgtctaa